The following coding sequences are from one Humulus lupulus chromosome X, drHumLupu1.1, whole genome shotgun sequence window:
- the LOC133804231 gene encoding uncharacterized protein LOC133804231, with amino-acid sequence MAIGDTQSQDVQQLDGPPAGVEFVRREKWKPVYLKDYTAGKKKQRTGPVEVDTLRPADPRLYKFFKRWITYSRDNRRPREVHTGIADRSWFMKLMVEHKWIDDSQIDVIFHLLRRRRKLFPEVYTTNCVVLNTSAPQIFSMYWNCHDGDRSTFIWDESVIDYVRGMEHRHLPCWENQEHIYFTLNLPAEKHWVAVEVDIENWQIFVYDCDIGATTEDNMKSYLKPYTEIFASLLRASSYFKINSYVFPVETGDLSQLPQMHYKRATPEVVPQAESNGDCGIYAIEYVEHRMLDRSFEKVNDDNMLTFRHRWCVDLFYQNV; translated from the exons ATGGCCATCGGAGATACGCAGTCTCAGGATGTGCAACAGTTGGATGGGCCACCAGCTGGAGTGGAATTTGTGAGGAGGGAAAAATGGAAGCCAGTGTATTTGAAGGACTACACAGCGGGGAAGAAGAAACAACGAACTGGTCCTGTTGAGGTTGATACTTTGAGGCCAGCAGACCCACGACTATACAAATTTTTCAAAAGGTGGATTACTTACTCGAGGGACAACCGCCGTCCTAGAGAAGTGCACACTGGCATTGCCGATCGGAGTTGGTTCATGAAGTTGATGGTGGAGCACAAATGGATCGACGATTCT CAAATTGATGTCATATTCCACTTGTTGAGAAGAAGGAGGAAGCTCTTCCCTGAGGTGTACACTACGAATTGTGTGGTTCTGAACACATCTGCTCCACAAATATTTTCAATGTACTGGAATTGTCATGATGGTGACAGAAGCACATTTATCTGGGATGAGTCAGTCATTGATTATGTGAGGGGGATGGAGCATCGGCACTTGCCTTGTTGGGAGAACCAGGAGCACATCTACTTCACATTGAACCTTCCTGCTGAGAAGCATTGGGTGGCTGTTGAGGTAGATATTGAGAATTGGCAGATTTTTGTATATGACTGTGATATCGGCGCCACGACTGAGGACAATATGAAGTCATATTTGAAGCCTTATACCGAGATATTTGCATCCTTATTGCGGGCTTCTAGTTATTTTAAGATCAATAGTTATGTATTTCCGGTTGAAACAGGTGATCTCAGCCAGCTCCCACAAATGCATTATAAACGAGCTACTCCGGAAGTTGTACCGCAAGCGGAAAGCAA TGGCGATTGTGGAATATATGCCATTGAATACGTGGAGCACCGAATGTTGGATCGGTCGTTTGAGAAAGTTAACGATGATAACATGCTCACCTTTAGACATAGGTGGTGTGTTGACTTATTTTACCAGAATGTATAA